One Oncorhynchus gorbuscha isolate QuinsamMale2020 ecotype Even-year unplaced genomic scaffold, OgorEven_v1.0 Un_scaffold_542, whole genome shotgun sequence DNA segment encodes these proteins:
- the LOC124018545 gene encoding vegetative cell wall protein gp1-like produces MATVTERKKRPSTYTAASIKTTQQPPSKPPSSLHQNYPAASIKTIQQPPSKLPSSLHQNHPASIKTTQQPPSKTTQQPPSKPPSLHQKYPASSFKNHPAASIKTTQQPPSKPPSSLHQNHPAASIKTTQQPPSKLPSSLNQKYPASPIKTTQQPPSKLPSSLHQNYPASSIKNHPAASIKTTQQPQSKIPSILHQKPPSSLHQNHPAASIKTTQQPPSKLPSSLHQNHPAASIKPTQQPPSKPPSSLLQKPPSSLLQKPPSSLNQKYPASPIKTTQQPHQNYPAASIKTTQQPPSKTTQQPPSKLPSSLHQNYPAASIKTTQ; encoded by the coding sequence cAGCCTCCATCAAAACTACCCAGCAGCCTCCATCAAAACCACCCAGCAGCCTCCATCAAAACTACCCAGCAGCCTCCATTAAAACTATCCAGCAGCCTCCATCAAAACTACCCAGCAGCCTCCATCAAAACCACCCAGCCTCCATCAAAACTACCCAGCAGCCTCCATCAAAAACCACCCAGCAGCCTCCATCAAAACCACCCAGCCTCCATCAAAAATACCCAGCATCCTCCTTCAAAAACCACCCAGCAGCCTCCATCAAAACTACCCAGCAGCCTCCATCAAAACCACCCAGCAGCCTCCATCAAAACCACCCAGCAGCCTCCATCAAAACCACCCAGCAGCCTCCATCAAAACTACCCAGCAGCCTCAATCAAAAATACCCAGCATCCCCCATCAAAACCACCCAGCAGCCTCCATCAAAACTACCCAGCAGCCTCCATCAAAACTACCCAGCATCCTCCATCAAAAACCACCCAGCAGCCTCCATCAAAACTACCCAGCAGCCTCAATCAAAAATACCCAGCATCCTCCATCAAAAACCACCCAGCAGCCTCCATCAAAACCACCCAGCAGCCTCCATCAAAACTACCCAGCAGCCTCCATCAAAACTACCCAGCAGCCTCCATCAAAACCACCCAGCAGCCTCCATCAAACCCACCCAGCAGCCTCCATCAAAACCACCCAGCAGCCTCCTTCAAAAACCACCCAGCAGCCTCCTTCAAAAACCACCCAGCAGCCTCAATCAAAAATACCCAGCATCCCCCATCAAAACCACCCAGCAGCCTCATCAAAACTACCCAGCAGCCTCCATCAAAACTACCCAGCAGCCTCCATCAAAAACCACCCAGCAGCCTCCATCAAAACTACCCAGCAGCCTCCATCAGAATTACCCAGCAGCCTCCATCAAAACTACCCAGTAG